In Caloramator mitchellensis, one DNA window encodes the following:
- a CDS encoding ArsR/SmtB family transcription factor gives MAKKIQPIERCDCGVIHEEIVNKVREKMPQEETLYDLAELFKVFGDSTRIKILWALDESEMCVCDIAFLLNMTQSAISHQLRVLKQAELVKSRREGKIVFYSLEDEHVKQIFDQGLIHISEESK, from the coding sequence ATGGCAAAAAAAATTCAACCAATTGAAAGATGCGACTGTGGTGTAATACATGAGGAAATTGTAAATAAAGTGCGAGAAAAAATGCCTCAAGAAGAAACTCTATATGATCTAGCAGAACTATTTAAAGTTTTTGGAGATTCAACAAGAATTAAGATACTCTGGGCATTAGATGAATCAGAGATGTGCGTTTGCGATATTGCATTCTTATTAAATATGACCCAATCAGCAATTTCACATCAGCTAAGAGTCTTAAAGCAGGCTGAACTAGTAAAGAGCAGAAGAGAAGGAAAGATTGTATTCTACTCTCTTGAAGATGAACATGTAAAGCAAATATTTGACCAGGGATTAATTCATATTTCAGAAGAAAGTAAGTAA